A region from the Acinonyx jubatus isolate Ajub_Pintada_27869175 chromosome C2, VMU_Ajub_asm_v1.0, whole genome shotgun sequence genome encodes:
- the LOC128315057 gene encoding transmembrane epididymal protein 1A-like codes for MGTLEGHLLPGICLLIFSLHYSVMVSLALLRGQRFLKPPLTPKEKRGHRWWQLVPVEGMMKVAISLTGIITEFFFPPGVNRMMMVDWEDPRRPFVFYDNWYHVTMYGFFTLSGVVDIVSRACQAQQNVKLERAAEALAFCVLVLLMACHLENKGTLEVRTHLLFVAPTFLVTLVLTMEVWVPDQPTLWVLKTWMGLVLSTWMLQLCVLMYVPPSGQPWRAENPGDLAFLLIFFCWHLGFGAIVLAAVYGLCSLWHHRISSWREVPRAKYQLCPRSYSSEELEKLGTEAMLQDGGI; via the coding sequence ATGGGGACCCTCGAGGGACACTTGCTGCCGGGGATATGCCTCCTCATCTTTTCTCTCCACTACTCAGTGATGGTGTCCTTGGCCCTGCTACGGGGACAGAGGTTTCTCAAACCCCCTCTGACCCCAAAGGAGAAGCGAGGACACAGGTGGTGGCAGCTGGTACCTGTGGAAGGGATGATGAAGGTGGCCATCTCCCTGACTGGCATCATAACCGAGTTCTTCTTCCCCCCAGGAGTAAACCGGATGATGATGGTAGACTGGGAGGACCCTCGGCGGCCATTTGTGTTCTATGACAACTGGTATCACGTCACCATGTATGGGTTTTTCACGCTCAGTGGCGTTGTGGACATCGTGAGCCGGGCGTGTCAGGCGCAGCAGAACGTGAAGCTGGAGCGAGCGGCTGAGGCCCTGGCCTTCTGTGTGCTGGTCCTGCTGATGGCATGTCACCTGGAGAACAAGGGCACCCTGGAGGTCCGCACGCACCTGCTGTTCGTGGCGCCCACCTTCCTGGTTACCCTGGTGCTCACCATGGAAGTCTGGGTCCCTGACCAACCCACGCTCTGGGTGCTGAAGACCTGGATGGGGCTGGTGCTCAGCACATGGATGCTGCAGCTGTGTGTGCTGATGTACGTTCCTCCCTCCGGGCAGCCCTGGAGGGCAGAAAACCCTGGCGACCTCGCCTTCCTCCTCATCTTCTTCTGCTGGCACCTGGGCTTCGGGGCTATCGTGCTGGCCGCTGTCTATGGCCTCTGCAGCCTCTGGCACCATCGCATCTCCTCTTGGAGGGAAGTCCCACGTGCCAAGTACCAGCTGTGTCCCAGAAGCTACAGCAGCGAAGAGCTGGAGAAGCTCGGGACAGAGGCCATGCTGCAGGATGGGGGCATCTAG